In Rheinheimera sp. MM224, one DNA window encodes the following:
- a CDS encoding site-specific integrase: MKKPCTKAQCAIGFTFLWLTGEFVMASIGVRNNKLVVDFRHFDVRCREQTELEDNPTNRRKLEKLIKTIEGDMRLDCFVYRDYFPGSAKAKQFARHDDEASKRKAECFSHYQPSVAKTDHVLFQSFADEWYEENAVRWKNSYQQTISFILKSYLKPEFGTVPMNLITKADILKFRARLGKEKDDGKKLSADFVNHVMTPLRMILAEAADRHGFRTPFENIKPLRVDKTDVEPFSLEEVKLIIDEVREDFKPYFTVRFFTGMRTSESDGLKWKYVDFDRRIILVRETNVNGFMETTKTLGSYREIQMSSLVYEALKLQQHISGKRSEFVFCTSKGTPLDHRNVRDRIWKPLLERLGLTYRRPYQTRHTAATLWLAAGEAPEWIARQMGHSTTKMLFEIYSRFVPNLTRQDGSAMERLLNENQI; the protein is encoded by the coding sequence TTGAAGAAACCATGTACCAAAGCGCAGTGCGCAATCGGGTTTACATTCCTATGGCTAACGGGAGAATTTGTCATGGCTAGTATTGGCGTAAGAAATAACAAGCTGGTAGTCGACTTCAGGCACTTTGATGTGCGCTGCAGGGAACAAACTGAGTTAGAGGACAACCCGACTAACAGGAGAAAACTGGAGAAATTAATCAAAACCATTGAAGGAGATATGCGGCTGGATTGCTTTGTCTACCGTGACTACTTTCCTGGATCTGCGAAAGCTAAACAGTTTGCGCGACATGACGACGAAGCGTCCAAACGAAAGGCGGAGTGTTTTAGTCACTACCAACCAAGTGTAGCCAAAACGGATCATGTCTTGTTTCAAAGCTTTGCGGATGAGTGGTATGAAGAAAATGCTGTGCGCTGGAAAAATAGCTATCAGCAAACCATTTCTTTCATTTTAAAAAGCTATCTGAAACCTGAATTTGGCACAGTCCCGATGAATTTGATAACCAAGGCTGACATTCTGAAATTTCGCGCCCGGCTTGGCAAAGAAAAAGACGATGGCAAAAAGTTATCTGCCGATTTTGTCAATCATGTGATGACACCACTACGCATGATTTTAGCTGAGGCAGCCGACCGCCATGGCTTTCGTACGCCGTTTGAAAACATTAAGCCACTGAGGGTTGATAAAACTGATGTGGAGCCCTTTTCGCTGGAAGAAGTGAAGCTGATCATCGATGAAGTACGTGAGGACTTTAAACCTTATTTCACAGTGCGCTTTTTCACGGGAATGCGTACTTCAGAATCGGATGGCTTGAAATGGAAATATGTCGACTTCGACCGTCGAATCATTTTGGTTCGGGAAACTAATGTGAACGGTTTTATGGAAACCACAAAAACATTAGGGTCATACCGCGAAATTCAAATGTCGTCCCTGGTCTATGAGGCGCTAAAACTACAACAGCACATTTCTGGCAAGCGCAGCGAATTTGTGTTTTGCACTTCGAAAGGCACTCCGCTGGATCATCGTAACGTACGTGACCGTATCTGGAAGCCGCTGTTAGAGCGCTTAGGTCTAACCTACAGACGGCCTTATCAGACACGCCATACCGCTGCAACGCTTTGGTTAGCTGCTGGTGAAGCTCCTGAATGGATTGCCCGTCAAATGGGCCATTCAACCACAAAAATGCTGTTTGAAATATACAGCCGCTTTGTTCCTAACCTGACTCGTCAGGATGGCAGCGCCATGGAACGCTTATTAAATGAAAACCAAATCTAA
- a CDS encoding helix-turn-helix domain-containing protein: MIIFRIKELVAEKERKELRKITLTEVSETTGVNRTTLSKMLNPAVRHSTTTSAIEALCKYFNCRVEDLMVYVPEGD; the protein is encoded by the coding sequence ATGATTATTTTTCGTATAAAAGAACTGGTCGCTGAGAAAGAGCGCAAAGAGTTGAGGAAAATCACCTTGACTGAGGTGTCTGAGACGACGGGTGTAAACAGAACCACATTGTCAAAAATGTTGAACCCGGCTGTTCGTCATTCAACAACAACGTCAGCTATCGAAGCTTTGTGTAAGTACTTTAATTGCCGTGTTGAAGACTTAATGGTGTATGTGCCTGAAGGTGATTGA
- a CDS encoding type II toxin-antitoxin system Phd/YefM family antitoxin: MLVVNLSKAKSQLSSLITAIENKQQDEIIILKDGKPVAKLVGLTTSSDTFARIGIAKNAFVLPDTIDDKNEEVTALFLGEGFSKPTV; encoded by the coding sequence ATGCTTGTAGTTAATCTTTCTAAAGCTAAGTCTCAGCTGTCTAGCCTAATTACTGCCATCGAAAACAAGCAACAAGATGAAATTATTATCTTAAAAGATGGCAAGCCGGTGGCAAAGTTAGTAGGTCTCACCACATCTAGCGATACCTTCGCACGCATTGGAATAGCTAAAAACGCCTTTGTCCTGCCCGATACTATCGATGATAAAAATGAAGAAGTTACGGCTTTGTTTTTAGGCGAAGGCTTTTCAAAACCTACAGTTTGA